TCATATAAACTATTTGCTTTCTCTTTCAGAATTCTTAAATCGACTGGTTTTATACTCATTTTATTCTCCTTTATTTTCTTAATTCATTTTCTATTATTTTATAAACTTCTATACTTGCATCTTCAAGATTATAATTATAAACATTATAATCGAATTTTTCTCTATAATTTAATTCCATTTCTGCTCTTTCAATTCTCTTTGCAAAATCCGCATCCGATTCGGTTTTCCGATTATATAATCTTGTTTTTAATTCTTCAATACTTGGCGGCGAAATAAAAATTAGAACAGAATCTTTGTAAACATTTTTTATATTTATTGCGCCTTTAACATCAACTTCAAGAACCATTGAAATTCCGTTATTAATTTTCTCAAAAACGAAATTCTTTAAAGTTCCGTAATAATATCCAAAAAATTTTCCCCATTCAATAAATTCATCATTCTCAACTTTCTTTTTGAAAGAATCTTCATCAAGAAAAAAATAATCTATTCCTTCAGTTTCGTTATGTCTTCTTTTTCTGGTTGTTGCAGAAATTGAAAACGATAGTTCTTTAAAATTATTTAGAACATTTTTAATAATTGTTGTTTTCCCCGAACCGCTTGGGGCTGAAAATACAAATAATTTTCCTTTTTGATCAGACAAATTTTACTCAATATTTTGTATTTGTTCACGGATTTTTTCTAATTCTTCTTTAATTACAATTCCGGCATGTGCAATTTCCGAAGAAACTGATTTGCTGTTTATTGTATTAATTTCTCTATTCATTTCTTGACTTATAAAATTCAATTTTCTTCCAGCATCATCTTCATTTTCAAGGGTTTCGCTAAATAATTTTATATGACTTCTTAATCTAATACATTCCTCGGTAATATCATGTTTTTCTGATAAAATTGCTAACTCAATAAGAAATCTGTCTTTATCATCAATAAATTCATCAACTAATTTTTTTGCTCGTTCTTTAAATTTTTCAAAATATTCTTGTGTTGAATTTTTTGAAATTTGTTCAATTTTTGTAAGCTCTTCCAAAATTTTATTAATT
The nucleotide sequence above comes from Ignavibacteriota bacterium. Encoded proteins:
- the gmk gene encoding guanylate kinase; this translates as MSDQKGKLFVFSAPSGSGKTTIIKNVLNNFKELSFSISATTRKRRHNETEGIDYFFLDEDSFKKKVENDEFIEWGKFFGYYYGTLKNFVFEKINNGISMVLEVDVKGAINIKNVYKDSVLIFISPPSIEELKTRLYNRKTESDADFAKRIERAEMELNYREKFDYNVYNYNLEDASIEVYKIIENELRK